In a genomic window of Tissierella sp. Yu-01:
- a CDS encoding NAD-dependent epimerase/dehydratase family protein, whose protein sequence is MKILITGGFGYIGRNLIKTFLRENHEITVIDDLSSGIEIKSKDITFYKLDVQDKNCEMIFTGNEFDIVIHLAFRGYSNDEYLANDNDIYENHIGMNNILYWSKKYNVGKVILLSSLVVPNNIVGMSYLSRENIAKEYIDSKLNVVVLRVGAVYGENHYGTDLSYIKSNMENPNDFIHVEDLCNAVLEVIESYTEPILEISNSFSENFTLNWVPKKIFDEEAKAMFNVCKNKEKLQHLEVGVNDKTKKKKIFVKSEIEVAVIFSITFFLNSLIRYRLGLDVDLFIFFIAGISLYYGLAHGISAVLLSVIVYIYIYFNYYDKTILMLIYDISSILYMTFYFILGTSIGYYIDEEKRKKKYLIDEIEMIKKENSFLIDLYQKSQEVKNNLQYTLESYENNMSRTDSLIEMIISAPITDLYHVVTEIYVSYFHAKDVACYNLGSNKSTLNLVAISGNNLFKESYNINDNFILRSVILNKEIYINKDFIAKQPLFIIPLFKDNAIIGIIFLDNIQFNYLNQSYLNNLNITTKLISNLLYLLIVRRRA, encoded by the coding sequence ATGAAAATATTAATTACAGGTGGATTTGGATATATTGGACGTAATTTAATAAAGACATTTCTAAGGGAAAATCATGAAATTACAGTAATTGACGATCTTTCAAGTGGAATAGAAATAAAAAGCAAGGATATAACATTTTATAAATTAGATGTACAGGATAAAAATTGTGAGATGATTTTTACTGGAAATGAATTTGATATTGTTATTCACCTAGCCTTTAGAGGATATAGCAATGATGAATATTTAGCTAATGATAATGACATATATGAAAATCATATAGGCATGAATAATATACTATATTGGTCTAAAAAGTATAATGTTGGAAAAGTAATCTTGCTTTCATCATTAGTTGTACCTAATAATATAGTTGGTATGAGCTATTTAAGTAGAGAAAATATAGCTAAGGAGTATATTGACTCAAAGCTTAATGTAGTCGTACTTAGAGTTGGAGCTGTATATGGTGAAAATCACTATGGCACAGATCTATCATATATAAAATCAAATATGGAAAATCCAAATGATTTTATTCATGTAGAAGACCTTTGTAATGCCGTATTAGAGGTAATTGAAAGTTATACAGAACCAATTTTAGAGATTTCTAATAGTTTCTCTGAGAATTTCACCTTAAATTGGGTTCCTAAAAAGATATTTGATGAAGAAGCAAAAGCAATGTTTAATGTTTGCAAAAATAAAGAAAAATTACAACATCTAGAGGTTGGTGTTAATGATAAAACTAAAAAGAAAAAAATATTTGTTAAAAGTGAGATCGAAGTGGCAGTTATATTTAGCATTACATTTTTTCTTAATAGCTTAATTAGATATAGACTTGGATTAGATGTGGATTTGTTCATATTTTTTATAGCTGGGATTAGTCTTTATTATGGATTAGCACATGGTATTTCTGCAGTTTTATTATCAGTTATTGTTTATATTTATATCTATTTTAATTATTATGATAAGACCATTTTAATGTTGATATATGATATTAGTAGTATATTATATATGACCTTTTACTTTATACTAGGAACATCTATAGGTTATTATATCGATGAAGAAAAGCGAAAGAAAAAATATCTGATAGATGAAATAGAAATGATAAAAAAAGAAAATAGCTTCCTTATAGACTTATACCAAAAATCCCAAGAAGTAAAAAACAATCTTCAATATACGTTAGAAAGTTATGAAAATAACATGTCTAGAACAGATAGTCTAATTGAAATGATAATTTCAGCGCCAATTACTGATCTATACCATGTAGTTACTGAAATATATGTAAGTTATTTTCATGCTAAGGATGTTGCCTGTTATAATTTAGGTTCAAATAAAAGCACATTAAATTTAGTTGCAATATCAGGAAACAACTTGTTTAAAGAATCTTATAACATAAATGATAACTTTATTCTTAGATCTGTTATTTTGAACAAGGAGATTTATATAAATAAAGACTTTATTGCAAAACAACCTTTATTTATTATTCCTCTATTTAAGGATAATGCTATAATAGGAATTATTTTTTTAGATAATATCCAATTTAATTATTTAAATCAAAGTTATTTAAATAATTTAAATATAACAACCAAATTGATCTCAAATTTATTATATCTCCTCATAGTAAGGAGGAGAGCTTAG
- a CDS encoding CotH kinase family protein — MKLRDKIIILIIIIAILLIFQSIKEIKKKIESSNISFKDLYWNFSYVKSNSLPLEDNPLIYTHDNTKIHDVYLIILPTTDEENNSITFSDLNGFTDFREEKPVLNAHLVNTDSSSFEISTIENLNLITNANLTLRGHSTMLSDKKSYRIELGDYKESFLGYKILNLNKHPFDSYKVRNKIAFELFSDIPNMVSLRTNLINLYIKDLTNPEEDEFVNYGLYTHIEQPNEDFLKTHNLDHKGHLYKAEFFEFFRYEDSIRNMDDPLYNDYDFSYYLELKVGDNHEKIINMLDDVNNYNLDINKILDKHFNRDNYFTWLAVNILLGNYDTKTQNYYLYSPHDTHVWYILPWDYDGSMGEDLAILQNADGKFQALVGIANYWNSVLHNRVFRDQENVKQLNEMIEEVYKTLTREKMYATASKYFDIVKKESTLSNEELLEQLETITNSPEINRKLYYETLEKPMPVYLGEAVEVDGSYYFYWENSFDLQGDRISYTFQISKTPNFTDIVYERNRLRTAEITADIEPGQYYWRVVAIDSKGNTQRAFDQLILDDGRLYHGLKYIVIE, encoded by the coding sequence GTGAAATTAAGGGATAAGATTATTATTTTGATAATCATTATAGCTATATTATTAATATTTCAAAGCATTAAGGAAATTAAGAAAAAAATAGAAAGCTCAAATATTTCATTTAAGGACTTGTACTGGAACTTTTCATATGTTAAATCCAATTCCTTGCCACTTGAAGATAATCCTCTTATTTATACTCATGATAATACAAAAATTCATGATGTATATCTAATTATCTTACCAACTACTGATGAAGAAAATAATTCTATAACATTTAGTGATTTAAATGGTTTTACAGATTTTAGAGAAGAGAAACCTGTACTAAATGCACACCTTGTAAATACGGATTCTAGTAGCTTTGAAATTTCCACAATTGAAAATTTGAATTTAATAACTAATGCAAATCTAACCCTTAGAGGGCATTCAACTATGCTTTCTGATAAAAAATCATATAGGATTGAATTAGGTGATTATAAAGAATCATTTTTAGGATATAAAATATTAAATCTAAATAAGCATCCATTCGATTCTTATAAAGTCAGAAACAAAATAGCCTTTGAACTTTTTTCAGATATACCAAATATGGTGAGTCTAAGAACTAATCTAATTAATCTATATATAAAGGATTTAACAAATCCAGAAGAAGATGAATTCGTGAATTATGGACTTTATACTCATATAGAACAACCTAATGAGGATTTTCTTAAAACCCATAATCTAGATCATAAAGGGCATCTATATAAGGCTGAGTTCTTTGAGTTTTTTAGATATGAAGATAGTATAAGAAATATGGATGATCCATTATACAATGATTATGATTTTTCTTACTATCTTGAATTAAAAGTTGGAGATAATCACGAAAAGATAATAAACATGTTAGATGATGTTAATAACTACAACTTAGATATAAATAAAATTCTAGATAAGCATTTTAACAGAGACAATTATTTCACTTGGCTAGCTGTAAATATATTACTAGGTAATTATGATACTAAAACTCAAAACTACTATCTCTATAGTCCTCATGATACCCACGTCTGGTATATTTTACCTTGGGATTATGATGGAAGTATGGGGGAAGACCTTGCAATACTACAAAATGCAGATGGTAAATTTCAGGCTTTAGTAGGTATAGCTAATTATTGGAACAGTGTATTACACAATAGGGTATTCAGAGATCAGGAAAATGTAAAACAATTAAATGAAATGATTGAAGAGGTCTATAAAACATTAACTAGAGAAAAGATGTATGCTACTGCATCAAAATACTTTGACATAGTAAAAAAAGAAAGTACATTATCAAATGAAGAGTTATTAGAACAGCTAGAGACTATCACAAACTCCCCAGAAATAAATAGAAAATTATATTATGAAACCTTAGAAAAACCTATGCCAGTATATTTAGGTGAGGCTGTAGAAGTAGATGGTAGTTACTATTTCTATTGGGAGAATTCATTTGATTTGCAGGGTGATAGAATAAGTTATACTTTTCAGATAAGTAAAACACCTAATTTTACAGATATTGTATATGAAAGAAATAGATTAAGAACAGCTGAAATAACCGCTGACATAGAGCCAGGTCAGTATTACTGGAGAGTTGTTGCCATTGATTCAAAGGGGAATACTCAAAGGGCATTTGATCAGCTTATATTAGATGATGGTAGATTGTATCACGGATTAAAATATATAGTTATAGAATGA
- the pelF gene encoding GT4 family glycosyltransferase PelF, translating into MKVCIVAEGSYPYIAGGVSSWLHQLISNFKEHDFILITLMPDNKRKGKFVYDLPDNIVGIRELSLSNMLNSKGKWNKKIALTESDYIQLKNLLSFKKVEWDKLFNTFQEIKKSKLSGSDIQKSQVFYNAVQEAYMENFTHIPFTQVYWAFRSMYTIILELLLLDYPNADIYHSVSTGYAGLIGSYAAKLNKKSFILTEHGIYTREREEEIIKAEWVKGYLKDLWIKYFYQLSNCAYMTADKVISLFEYNKEIQVEIGCPREKISVIPNGINITNYSEIAEIVSSRKDVKEFSVGAVVRVVPIKDIITMLESFSIVNKDIDKVHFYIMGPTEEEPEYYKQCLKVKDNLRLENVSFVGRINIKDYFKKMNLLVLTSISEGQPLVILEGLASKLPFVATDVGDCKSLILGHNDEFGPAGRISKVMDSVSIAKNIIELLKNQDLRTKYGEAGYKRVSEKYRFEDFIYKYRELYTNYGLRD; encoded by the coding sequence ATGAAAGTGTGTATTGTAGCCGAGGGCTCATATCCATATATCGCTGGTGGTGTTTCAAGCTGGTTGCATCAATTAATAAGTAATTTTAAAGAACATGATTTTATTCTTATTACATTGATGCCTGATAATAAAAGAAAGGGGAAATTTGTATATGATTTACCTGATAATATAGTTGGAATAAGAGAATTATCCCTATCTAATATGTTAAATTCTAAAGGGAAGTGGAATAAAAAAATTGCCCTTACAGAAAGTGATTACATTCAGCTCAAGAATCTTCTTTCTTTCAAGAAAGTGGAATGGGATAAATTATTTAATACTTTTCAAGAAATTAAGAAAAGTAAGTTATCTGGCTCAGATATTCAAAAATCCCAAGTTTTCTATAATGCAGTTCAGGAAGCTTATATGGAAAATTTCACCCATATTCCATTTACTCAAGTATATTGGGCTTTTAGATCTATGTATACCATAATATTGGAATTATTATTGCTAGATTACCCTAATGCAGATATCTATCATTCTGTTTCCACAGGTTATGCAGGGCTTATAGGTTCTTATGCTGCTAAATTAAACAAGAAGTCATTTATATTGACTGAACATGGAATATATACAAGGGAAAGAGAAGAAGAGATTATTAAAGCTGAATGGGTCAAAGGATATTTAAAGGACTTATGGATTAAATATTTTTATCAATTATCTAATTGTGCTTATATGACCGCGGATAAAGTGATATCTCTTTTTGAATATAATAAGGAAATTCAAGTTGAAATAGGATGCCCAAGAGAAAAGATATCAGTTATACCAAATGGAATTAATATAACTAATTATAGTGAAATAGCAGAAATCGTAAGTAGCAGAAAGGATGTAAAAGAATTTAGCGTAGGTGCAGTTGTAAGAGTAGTGCCAATTAAGGATATTATAACAATGCTTGAGTCATTTAGTATTGTAAATAAAGATATTGATAAAGTACATTTTTATATAATGGGACCTACTGAAGAAGAACCAGAGTATTACAAACAATGTTTAAAAGTTAAAGATAATCTCAGGCTTGAAAATGTTTCGTTTGTCGGAAGAATAAATATTAAAGATTATTTTAAAAAGATGAATTTACTTGTGCTTACAAGCATAAGTGAAGGTCAGCCCTTAGTTATACTTGAGGGGTTGGCATCAAAACTTCCCTTTGTGGCAACAGATGTTGGAGATTGTAAATCACTTATTCTTGGTCATAATGATGAATTTGGTCCAGCAGGAAGAATTTCAAAGGTAATGGATTCAGTGAGTATCGCCAAGAACATTATAGAACTACTAAAAAATCAGGATTTAAGAACGAAATACGGCGAAGCAGGTTACAAACGTGTAAGTGAAAAATATAGATTTGAGGATTTTATTTATAAGTATAGAGAATTATATACTAATTACGGACTGAGGGATTAA
- the galE gene encoding UDP-glucose 4-epimerase GalE, protein MSILITGATGYIGSHVCIELLSSGFDIVLIDNFSNSSEDVLDKIKSITNESFSFYRVDLLDIQDLRRVFNENNIQGVIHLAAYKAVGESVSNPLKYYFNNVYGLLNLLTVMEEYELRNMVFSSSATVYGKNISPLTENMTPSTNNPYGNTKLFCEQILKELHISNNDWSIVILRYFNPIGAHESGKIGERPLGIPNNIMPVIVQVATGKLQKLLIFGGDYDTKDGTCVRDYIHVVDLAKGHIKALEKTLNSKGLEIYNLGTGKGYSVLELVNVFENISNINIPYEIADRRAGDVDICFAEPSKANKELNWVAEKNLDEMCIDTWRWVCNSL, encoded by the coding sequence ATGTCGATTTTAATAACAGGTGCGACAGGGTACATTGGATCACATGTTTGTATTGAGCTACTAAGTTCGGGATTTGATATTGTACTTATTGATAATTTTTCAAATAGCAGTGAGGATGTATTAGATAAAATCAAATCAATAACTAATGAGTCTTTTTCTTTTTATAGGGTTGATCTGTTAGACATACAGGACTTACGAAGAGTATTTAATGAAAATAATATTCAGGGGGTAATTCATTTAGCAGCATATAAAGCCGTTGGTGAATCAGTTTCTAATCCTCTTAAGTATTATTTTAACAACGTATATGGATTGTTAAATCTATTGACTGTAATGGAAGAATATGAGTTAAGAAATATGGTTTTTAGCTCTTCAGCTACAGTATATGGGAAGAATATATCTCCTCTAACTGAAAATATGACTCCATCTACCAATAATCCATATGGTAATACAAAGCTTTTTTGTGAGCAAATACTTAAAGAACTTCATATATCCAATAATGATTGGAGCATAGTGATATTAAGATATTTCAATCCTATAGGTGCTCATGAATCAGGGAAAATAGGCGAAAGGCCATTAGGAATACCTAATAATATCATGCCGGTTATAGTTCAGGTAGCTACTGGAAAACTACAGAAACTTCTTATATTTGGTGGTGATTATGATACAAAGGATGGAACATGTGTAAGAGATTATATTCACGTAGTAGATTTAGCAAAGGGTCATATTAAAGCCTTAGAGAAAACTTTGAATTCCAAGGGTTTAGAGATATATAATCTAGGAACTGGAAAGGGATATAGTGTACTAGAACTTGTAAATGTTTTTGAAAATATATCTAATATTAATATACCATATGAAATAGCTGATAGAAGAGCTGGAGATGTTGATATATGCTTTGCTGAGCCATCTAAAGCAAATAAGGAATTAAATTGGGTAGCTGAAAAGAACCTTGATGAAATGTGCATAGATACCTGGAGATGGGTGTGTAATAGCCTATGA
- the pelG gene encoding exopolysaccharide Pel transporter PelG, whose translation MKEHFIKLTKNAFSFLPYFKNHYKLFLTNLFYTLSLFIHNIIFWKYSSFSSNIMGTYYVAQGYDTASFFAVLTTIPASIIFVVKFETSFYEKYKIFCDSIASGGSLKDIKLSKDRMISTLKRELTFITQVQFILTLILSIIGVYVILPIFANDSHAIELFVFLSIGFFLSYLTYINIIILIYFDIQRESLIIALIFLLMNTIFTYFSIKLGEDYYGLGYVVSSFISYILSINILNREIKRIDYRLYSKA comes from the coding sequence ATTAAGGAACATTTTATAAAATTAACTAAAAATGCATTCTCATTTTTACCATATTTCAAAAATCACTATAAACTATTTTTAACAAATTTATTTTATACTTTAAGCTTATTTATACACAATATTATATTTTGGAAATACTCAAGTTTTTCTAGCAATATAATGGGAACTTACTATGTGGCACAAGGATATGATACAGCCTCATTTTTTGCAGTTCTAACCACAATTCCAGCTTCAATAATATTCGTTGTTAAATTTGAAACTTCGTTTTATGAAAAATATAAAATCTTTTGTGACTCTATTGCAAGTGGAGGAAGCCTAAAAGATATTAAATTATCTAAAGATAGAATGATTAGTACATTAAAAAGAGAACTTACCTTTATCACCCAGGTTCAATTTATCCTTACTTTAATACTATCCATTATAGGAGTTTATGTAATATTGCCTATCTTTGCAAATGATAGCCATGCAATAGAATTGTTTGTATTTCTAAGCATTGGATTTTTTTTATCATATTTGACTTATATAAATATAATTATATTAATATACTTTGATATACAAAGAGAATCTTTGATTATTGCATTAATCTTTTTGCTTATGAATACTATTTTTACATATTTTTCAATTAAATTAGGTGAGGATTATTACGGTTTAGGTTATGTTGTTTCTAGCTTTATATCATACATATTAAGTATCAATATTTTAAACAGAGAAATAAAAAGAATTGACTATAGACTTTATTCTAAGGCATAA
- the pelG gene encoding exopolysaccharide Pel transporter PelG — protein sequence MAGIGFELRKVFKNRTILNYLKGFSSSAVIASGPMLISILLIIIIDTFLINYDVPIADREIIKASIMYAYVFSFINTSGFVMIISRFIADKIFLKNTDDVLSSLLGVVSISILIGGIATLFFYSSSNISFMIKTFSYSLFIELSILYILMTYVSALKKYEKIVKSYLLGVITSICIIFYVFYKGQDIILGSILSIVVGYMVIILFLIICN from the coding sequence ATGGCAGGAATAGGGTTCGAGCTTCGAAAAGTATTCAAAAATCGTACTATACTTAATTATCTAAAAGGCTTTTCTTCATCAGCAGTTATTGCATCAGGGCCTATGCTAATTAGCATATTATTAATTATTATAATAGATACATTTCTAATAAATTATGATGTGCCTATAGCTGATAGAGAGATTATTAAAGCCTCAATCATGTATGCTTATGTTTTTTCTTTTATTAACACTAGTGGCTTTGTAATGATTATTTCAAGGTTCATTGCAGATAAAATATTTTTAAAAAATACAGATGATGTTTTATCTTCGCTTCTTGGAGTTGTTTCTATATCAATATTAATTGGCGGTATTGCTACATTGTTTTTTTATAGTTCTTCAAATATTAGCTTTATGATTAAAACCTTCTCGTATTCGCTTTTTATTGAATTATCTATACTATATATTTTGATGACATATGTTTCAGCACTTAAGAAGTATGAAAAAATAGTCAAATCTTATCTTCTCGGTGTTATAACATCTATATGTATTATTTTCTATGTGTTTTACAAAGGTCAAGATATTATATTAGGGTCGATTCTAAGTATAGTTGTTGGATATATGGTCATAATTTTATTTTTGATTATCTGCAATTAA
- a CDS encoding DUF4956 domain-containing protein: protein MTTFQDIFKKTFLENVQNISIVEAVTSMSMALLLGLIIYITYKYTFSGVIYSKNYNSSLLTACVITSVIVITISSNIVLSLGMVGALSIVRFRTAVKEALDVVYMFWAITVGIVCGAGLYLFGALSTIIVSLLLAILSKTKERNNKFILIINFSKNAYNEVEKVLSNTKYILRTKTITNDAIELVLELNIKKNNSTFVNQISEIEDVDNVSLVNYKSGV, encoded by the coding sequence ATGACTACTTTCCAGGATATCTTTAAGAAAACCTTCTTAGAGAATGTACAAAATATTTCTATAGTAGAAGCTGTAACTTCAATGTCCATGGCATTGTTGTTAGGACTTATTATTTATATAACCTATAAATATACATTTTCAGGTGTTATATATAGTAAAAATTATAATAGCTCATTACTTACAGCTTGTGTGATCACATCTGTAATAGTAATTACCATTTCTTCTAATATAGTTCTTTCTCTAGGGATGGTAGGAGCTCTAAGTATAGTAAGATTTCGTACGGCAGTTAAGGAAGCCTTGGACGTTGTATATATGTTTTGGGCAATAACCGTGGGAATAGTATGTGGAGCAGGTCTTTATCTCTTTGGAGCCTTATCGACTATAATAGTTTCACTTCTTTTAGCTATATTAAGCAAAACTAAAGAAAGAAATAATAAATTTATCCTAATAATCAATTTTAGTAAAAATGCTTATAATGAGGTAGAAAAAGTGTTGAGTAATACCAAGTATATTTTAAGGACTAAAACCATTACAAATGATGCTATAGAATTGGTATTAGAGCTGAACATTAAGAAGAATAATTCCACTTTTGTAAATCAAATTTCTGAAATCGAGGATGTAGATAATGTTTCACTGGTAAATTATAAATCAGGTGTTTAA
- a CDS encoding DUF2194 domain-containing protein, whose protein sequence is MVKNTVLISIIIIIIIFGLQLIRQDILLSSDFSENDVYSVYNYNESFKLKEHEKEYFEKNSHLILYDFNDDYALNNIKIIFDYLKIDYDVRHTKEVIDLDSYETVILLEQSSNSDISKLEIFDYVYTGGKLLYLSNGDKLRNDLLYTNAENFGINNIYTIEETNYIYFNTEVLIGLSGKFDLVDNQFEDDKNFMYLDVDVDDNVLIHMEEDSGSPLLWERDFGSGKIQVLNTGKYETKEIRPLIVGAFSLLQDMFIYPIINSEVLFIDDFPADYKSEHEVIRKNYGRDFERFIKEIWWPDMIDLMTKYDLKYTSAYIQSYNDEVIGPFNYNESTDTTTKELVTEILKYDGEVCFHGYNHQSLLYKQSSADKIGYKSWPDEEKIVESISSSVSSFNKLFPKYDFYTYVPPSNLLDNDAILALKKAIPSLRAISGLYFGELDDYGTRNEDIMEQEIGISSYGLVDLPRITSGSFLNDNMKYKIASLVTTHGLINHFIHPDDILDPDRSLNLLWEELYKEKDNFFGYIDETYNWIEKDTAANAAEKVRQMHYIEILYREYGKQIQIACDNFQEEMALILVTDKEIVSSAKCTYEKLGANRYLIVMHENKAHLEVR, encoded by the coding sequence ATGGTTAAAAATACTGTTTTGATTTCCATAATAATCATAATTATAATCTTTGGTCTTCAATTAATCAGACAGGATATATTATTAAGTTCAGATTTTAGTGAGAACGATGTATATAGTGTCTACAATTACAATGAATCATTTAAATTAAAAGAACATGAAAAAGAATATTTTGAAAAAAATAGTCATTTGATTCTATATGACTTTAATGATGACTATGCTTTAAATAATATAAAAATCATATTTGATTATTTAAAAATTGATTATGATGTTAGGCATACAAAGGAAGTCATAGATTTAGATTCCTATGAGACAGTGATTTTACTGGAGCAAAGTTCTAATTCAGATATTTCAAAATTGGAGATATTTGATTATGTATACACTGGAGGTAAGTTACTATATTTAAGCAATGGAGATAAATTAAGAAATGATTTATTGTACACAAATGCAGAGAATTTTGGGATAAATAATATTTATACGATAGAAGAGACCAATTATATATATTTTAATACTGAAGTTTTAATTGGGTTAAGTGGGAAATTTGATTTAGTTGATAATCAATTTGAAGATGACAAAAATTTCATGTATTTAGATGTTGATGTTGATGACAATGTTTTAATCCATATGGAAGAAGATTCAGGAAGTCCCTTGCTTTGGGAAAGGGATTTTGGAAGTGGGAAAATACAGGTCTTGAATACGGGAAAATATGAAACTAAAGAGATTAGACCACTTATTGTTGGGGCCTTTTCGTTGTTACAAGATATGTTTATCTACCCAATTATTAATTCTGAAGTTCTCTTTATTGATGATTTTCCAGCAGATTATAAATCAGAGCATGAAGTCATAAGAAAGAATTATGGTAGGGATTTTGAACGTTTTATAAAGGAAATATGGTGGCCTGATATGATAGATTTAATGACGAAATATGATCTAAAATACACATCAGCCTATATTCAGAGTTACAATGATGAAGTAATTGGCCCATTTAATTATAACGAGTCTACAGATACAACTACAAAAGAATTAGTTACTGAGATTTTGAAATATGATGGAGAAGTATGCTTTCATGGATATAATCATCAGTCACTATTATACAAACAATCAAGTGCAGATAAGATAGGATATAAATCTTGGCCAGATGAAGAAAAAATTGTTGAGTCAATCAGCAGCAGTGTTTCCAGCTTTAATAAATTATTTCCTAAGTATGATTTTTATACCTATGTACCACCATCTAATTTATTAGATAATGATGCAATTTTAGCTCTCAAGAAGGCCATTCCAAGTTTAAGAGCGATTAGTGGATTATATTTTGGAGAATTAGATGATTATGGCACTAGAAATGAAGACATTATGGAACAAGAGATTGGCATAAGTTCATATGGTTTAGTAGATCTTCCAAGAATTACTTCAGGTTCATTTTTAAATGATAATATGAAATACAAAATTGCATCACTTGTAACTACCCATGGTCTAATAAACCACTTTATTCATCCAGATGATATATTAGATCCAGATAGGAGTTTAAATCTTTTGTGGGAAGAGCTATATAAGGAAAAAGATAACTTCTTTGGGTATATAGATGAAACTTATAATTGGATTGAAAAGGATACAGCAGCTAATGCAGCAGAAAAGGTAAGACAAATGCACTATATAGAAATCTTATATCGAGAATATGGAAAACAGATACAAATCGCCTGCGATAATTTTCAAGAGGAAATGGCCTTGATACTAGTCACTGATAAGGAGATAGTATCTAGTGCAAAATGTACCTATGAGAAGCTAGGCGCCAATAGATATCTGATTGTTATGCATGAAAATAAAGCCCATCTGGAGGTCAGATAA
- a CDS encoding polyphosphate polymerase domain-containing protein, translating to MDYQGKEMRHEIKYSINDLEYSYLKARLKAIMAPDKNSNEDGEYHIRSLYFDDINNTSYHQKESGEFQRAKYRIRIYNYSDNIISLEKKEKFNQFISKTSRKIGKDLYYKILHNQLNIQEYKDDEFLLEFFIKMRIHKLSPVVIVDYIREPYVYKNGNVRITFDKNLKTAINTFDIFDKSALTVSPNIYGPIVLEVKYDDYLPEFIRKELRMYRHQQLAISKYTICRELRNNLNWSECVI from the coding sequence ATGGATTACCAGGGAAAAGAAATGAGACATGAAATAAAATATTCGATTAATGATCTTGAATATTCTTATTTAAAGGCCAGGTTAAAAGCAATAATGGCACCGGATAAGAACTCTAATGAAGATGGGGAGTATCACATTAGAAGTTTGTATTTTGATGATATAAACAACACATCCTACCATCAAAAAGAAAGTGGAGAATTTCAACGGGCTAAGTATAGAATCAGAATCTATAACTATAGTGACAATATAATAAGTTTGGAAAAGAAAGAGAAATTCAATCAATTTATTTCTAAAACTTCTAGAAAAATAGGTAAGGATTTATATTACAAAATCCTTCATAATCAGTTGAATATTCAAGAGTATAAGGATGACGAATTCTTACTTGAATTTTTTATTAAAATGAGAATTCATAAATTGAGTCCTGTTGTAATAGTTGATTATATTAGAGAGCCATATGTATATAAAAATGGAAATGTAAGAATAACCTTTGATAAGAATTTGAAAACAGCAATAAATACATTTGATATATTTGATAAATCTGCCTTAACTGTTTCACCAAATATATATGGACCTATTGTTCTTGAGGTAAAATATGATGATTATTTACCTGAGTTTATACGAAAAGAGCTACGAATGTATCGGCATCAACAATTAGCCATTTCAAAGTATACAATATGTAGAGAATTGAGAAATAATTTAAATTGGAGTGAGTGTGTGATATGA